A single window of Priestia filamentosa DNA harbors:
- a CDS encoding S8 family peptidase codes for MFHFPMTKMVRKYTAKLDRTIRDEIFSFYKSFRWMPCFLQKSYERHLRKNKKLNVIFSFHKEVEAGAKDIESVLQKHKKCRMGEGFTVSNYCVAELTPYALEEVLETCACVKKVHFNRSFQALLDKAVPASRAKNVMKSGKVLTGEGINVAVLDTGVYPHIDLDGRIIAFKDVINNRTKPYDDNGHGTHCAGDIAGNGQVSNGRYKGPAPKANIIGVKVLDREGNGSLESVMRGIEWCILYNKHHQHTPIHVMSLSLGSKAIRYKEEEEDPVVHLVNEAWRNGIVVVAAAGNSGPALSTINAPGVSSTIITVGASDHQNTENTVEDATVAPFSSRGPTVYGVEKPDILAPGVNIISLRSPNSIIDRNEPENRVDSGYFSLSGTSMATPICAGVIALILQSNPSLTPNEVKALLKEGADLLREDRNIYGFVNGEKAIADA; via the coding sequence ATGTTTCACTTTCCGATGACTAAGATGGTTCGCAAGTACACAGCAAAGCTTGATCGAACTATTCGAGATGAAATATTTTCTTTCTACAAATCATTTAGATGGATGCCGTGTTTTTTGCAAAAAAGCTATGAACGTCATTTACGCAAAAATAAGAAACTAAATGTTATCTTCTCTTTTCATAAAGAAGTTGAAGCTGGAGCAAAAGATATTGAAAGTGTTCTCCAAAAACATAAAAAATGCCGTATGGGAGAAGGTTTTACGGTTAGCAACTACTGCGTAGCAGAGCTAACACCATATGCGCTCGAAGAAGTGTTGGAAACATGTGCATGCGTAAAAAAAGTTCATTTCAACCGGTCGTTTCAAGCTTTACTAGACAAAGCAGTTCCAGCCTCACGTGCTAAAAACGTTATGAAAAGCGGCAAGGTCCTTACAGGGGAAGGGATTAATGTAGCTGTCTTAGATACTGGCGTTTATCCGCACATTGACTTAGATGGAAGAATTATCGCTTTTAAAGATGTGATTAACAATCGTACAAAACCGTATGATGATAACGGTCATGGTACGCATTGTGCAGGTGACATTGCTGGAAATGGGCAAGTATCAAACGGGCGTTATAAGGGACCGGCTCCGAAAGCTAATATTATAGGGGTAAAAGTATTAGATCGTGAGGGAAATGGGTCTCTTGAAAGTGTTATGAGAGGAATTGAATGGTGTATTTTATACAACAAGCACCATCAGCATACACCTATTCATGTAATGTCTCTCTCACTTGGAAGCAAAGCTATTCGCTACAAGGAAGAAGAGGAAGATCCTGTTGTGCATCTTGTGAATGAGGCTTGGCGAAACGGAATTGTTGTAGTAGCAGCAGCTGGGAATAGCGGTCCAGCGTTATCTACAATTAATGCGCCAGGAGTTAGTAGCACAATTATTACAGTGGGAGCTTCGGATCATCAAAATACGGAAAATACAGTAGAAGACGCTACAGTTGCTCCATTTTCCAGTCGCGGACCAACGGTTTATGGAGTAGAAAAGCCAGATATTTTAGCACCAGGAGTTAATATTATTTCATTGCGTTCTCCAAACTCCATAATCGATCGTAATGAACCGGAAAATCGAGTTGATAGTGGGTATTTCTCTTTATCAGGAACTTCTATGGCAACGCCTATTTGTGCCGGTGTTATTGCTCTCATCCTTCAAAGTAATCCATCGTTAACGCCAAATGAAGTTAAGGCCCTTCTTAAAGAAGGAGCAGACCTCTTAAGAGAAGACCGAAATATTTATGGTTTTGTGAATGGGGAAAAAGCAATTGCGGATGCATAA
- a CDS encoding DUF6843 domain-containing protein: MKRVLLGTFLLFVLCACNQDKQYPNLFYIKDGYVGWVEVEYNKEGAFPTSKEGTYNVLWVDENGKAETEEPPPEQGWANNRYYYFAENGDRKELKLSEKIHGATTMKKNNEEKAIEYFFVGSEKQFEDQKGEYKREGKQ; the protein is encoded by the coding sequence ATGAAAAGGGTATTGCTAGGGACTTTTCTTCTCTTCGTATTATGTGCGTGTAATCAAGATAAACAGTATCCAAATCTATTTTACATAAAAGACGGATATGTTGGATGGGTAGAAGTGGAATATAATAAAGAAGGGGCTTTTCCGACGAGTAAGGAAGGAACCTATAACGTGCTATGGGTTGATGAAAATGGAAAAGCTGAAACAGAAGAGCCCCCGCCAGAGCAAGGATGGGCAAACAACCGGTATTATTATTTCGCTGAAAATGGTGATCGGAAAGAGCTTAAACTGAGTGAAAAAATTCACGGTGCAACGACAATGAAAAAAAATAATGAAGAAAAAGCAATTGAATATTTTTTTGTTGGAAGTGAAAAGCAATTTGAGGATCAAAAAGGGGAATATAAAAGAGAAGGAAAACAGTAG
- a CDS encoding oxidoreductase, which produces MRKVNVGLVGFGFSGATFHAPIFKDLEEFNVKKVMSTKPDKVGEIFSEVEVVKELENITEDPEIDVVVITTPNDLHYEMAAQAIQGRKHTIVEKPFVVSQEQARHLIELSEEYSVLLSVYQNRRWDNDFLTVQSLLNEQKLGEVYFYEATMNRFSPYVEQEWRNNSRHGGGVLYDLGSHLIDQALILFGMPNFVYGDVLQQRKKAQVDDYFHLILGYKKLRVILHAGSIVKKSGPTFEIHGDKGSFTKYGQDNQWEFLQSLTNINDPSYGEDDIEQYGKLTLTEGNQDVTHIIPTKKGSYVSYYKKIYDAIVHNEEVPVPASEALRTIEIIEAAQRSAREKKAIYL; this is translated from the coding sequence GTGAGAAAGGTTAACGTAGGATTAGTTGGTTTTGGATTTTCTGGAGCAACATTTCATGCCCCCATTTTCAAAGATTTAGAGGAATTTAATGTAAAAAAAGTAATGTCCACAAAACCTGATAAAGTAGGCGAAATCTTTTCAGAAGTAGAAGTTGTCAAAGAACTTGAAAACATTACGGAAGATCCTGAGATTGATGTTGTTGTAATAACAACTCCAAATGATCTTCACTATGAGATGGCAGCACAAGCGATTCAAGGAAGGAAGCATACAATTGTTGAGAAGCCATTTGTTGTATCACAAGAGCAAGCTCGTCATTTAATTGAGCTTTCAGAAGAGTACAGCGTTCTTTTAAGTGTTTACCAAAACAGGCGATGGGATAATGACTTTTTAACTGTGCAGTCATTGCTAAACGAACAGAAATTAGGAGAAGTTTACTTTTATGAAGCAACAATGAATCGTTTTAGTCCTTATGTAGAGCAAGAGTGGCGTAATAACAGTAGACATGGAGGAGGGGTGCTGTACGACTTAGGCTCGCATTTAATTGATCAAGCTCTTATATTATTTGGTATGCCTAATTTTGTTTATGGAGACGTTCTCCAGCAGCGCAAAAAAGCACAAGTAGATGATTATTTTCATCTGATTTTAGGCTATAAAAAGCTCCGCGTTATTTTACATGCGGGCTCCATTGTTAAAAAATCTGGCCCGACTTTCGAAATACACGGAGACAAAGGAAGCTTTACTAAATACGGGCAAGATAATCAATGGGAGTTTCTTCAATCCTTAACGAATATAAATGATCCAAGTTATGGGGAAGATGATATTGAGCAATATGGTAAATTAACTCTGACAGAGGGAAATCAAGATGTAACACATATTATCCCAACTAAAAAAGGGAGCTATGTTTCATACTACAAAAAAATATATGATGCTATTGTTCACAATGAGGAAGTGCCAGTACCAGCAAGTGAGGCGCTAAGAACAATTGAAATCATTGAAGCAGCACAGAGAAGTGCTAGGGAGAAGAAGGCTATATACTTATAA
- a CDS encoding bifunctional 3-deoxy-7-phosphoheptulonate synthase/chorismate mutase, with amino-acid sequence MTKPTLETLRKGIDEINLQLLELLNKRGEIAKEIGKLKEMQGTKRFDPVRERESLNAILAKHDGPFEASTIQHIFKEIFKASLELQEDDHSKALLVSRKNKVEDTIVDLKGEKIGDGNLNFIMGPCAVESYDQVRTVAEAMKAQGIRLLRGGAFKPRTSPYDFQGLGIDGLKILRQVADELDMVVVSEIVNPAHIEMATEYVDVIQIGARNMQNFELLKAAGSVDKAVLLKRGLAATISEFVNAAEYVMSRGNTNIILCERGIRTYEKATRNTLDISAVPILKKETHLPVVVDVTHSTGRRDLLLPCAKAAIAIGADAVMAEVHPDPAVALSDSAQQMDIPEFQAFIKELKGQPAQTK; translated from the coding sequence ATGACAAAGCCAACTTTAGAAACATTACGTAAAGGAATCGACGAAATTAACTTACAGCTTTTAGAGCTTCTTAACAAACGTGGGGAAATTGCTAAAGAAATTGGGAAATTAAAAGAAATGCAAGGAACAAAGCGTTTTGACCCTGTTCGTGAACGAGAATCTCTAAATGCTATCTTAGCAAAACACGATGGTCCATTCGAAGCATCAACTATTCAACATATTTTTAAAGAAATCTTCAAAGCAAGCCTTGAACTTCAAGAAGATGATCATAGCAAAGCACTACTTGTATCTCGTAAAAATAAAGTAGAAGACACTATCGTTGACTTGAAAGGTGAAAAAATTGGAGACGGTAACCTTAACTTCATCATGGGACCTTGCGCTGTTGAATCATACGATCAAGTACGAACAGTTGCAGAGGCTATGAAAGCTCAAGGAATTCGCCTTCTTCGCGGTGGAGCGTTCAAACCAAGAACATCTCCATATGACTTCCAAGGTCTTGGTATTGACGGTCTAAAAATCCTTCGTCAAGTAGCAGACGAGCTAGACATGGTAGTTGTCAGTGAAATCGTAAATCCAGCTCATATTGAAATGGCAACAGAATACGTTGACGTGATTCAAATTGGGGCACGTAACATGCAAAACTTCGAGCTTTTAAAAGCAGCTGGTTCTGTGGATAAAGCGGTTCTTCTAAAACGCGGTCTAGCAGCAACAATCTCTGAATTTGTAAATGCAGCAGAATACGTTATGTCACGTGGAAATACAAACATCATTCTTTGTGAGCGTGGAATCCGCACATACGAAAAAGCAACACGTAATACATTAGATATTTCAGCTGTACCAATCTTAAAGAAAGAAACACATTTACCTGTTGTTGTTGATGTAACACATTCAACTGGTCGTCGTGATCTATTACTTCCATGCGCGAAAGCAGCGATTGCAATTGGTGCAGATGCTGTAATGGCAGAGGTTCATCCAGATCCAGCGGTAGCTTTAAGTGACTCAGCACAGCAAATGGATATTCCAGAATTCCAAGCTTTCATTAAAGAATTAAAAGGTCAACCAGCTCAAACAAAATAA
- a CDS encoding glutathionylspermidine synthase family protein, translated as MEDISRKRKEFFSHIPEFWPDLYNEEYALYDVKEEKKETIDEIRIATERIGHLFFKTVPLLQNLEDDVLLQLGFPASTLFFLKSSSPLNVPSVIARADLIVKEGKIKLLELNADTPTFIKETFFVNGKVCEHFGVQNPNEGCEGELKEAIEEAVSQSFRCLHKSGPPNIVFTSHEDDMEDFYTTKYLLDLSSLPAHYVSLQNLKIVIEDEKEITRGIYDSFYQKIDVLYRQTYPLEHLILDKDDSDEAVGEALMRLVNENKLSIINPSAAFLLQSKAVQALIWGLHETNHSFFTKEEHTWISTYFLPTYLDSAPFQEQEKAFVQKPAFGREGDTVEIYSEKGENKSQNPYHTYDEYLSVYQQYESLPVSNIQTIHGVKEARIMYGCFLVSGKASAIGIRAGGEITDNGAYFLPVAQN; from the coding sequence ATGGAAGATATCTCACGTAAAAGGAAGGAATTTTTTAGCCATATTCCTGAGTTTTGGCCTGACCTATATAACGAAGAGTATGCTCTTTATGATGTGAAGGAAGAGAAAAAAGAAACAATCGATGAAATTCGGATAGCAACAGAGCGAATTGGACATTTGTTTTTTAAAACAGTTCCCCTTCTTCAAAATTTAGAAGATGATGTACTGCTTCAGCTTGGTTTCCCAGCCAGTACTCTCTTCTTTCTGAAATCTTCTTCACCTTTAAACGTACCAAGTGTGATTGCTCGGGCAGATCTAATTGTGAAAGAGGGCAAAATTAAACTACTTGAACTAAATGCAGACACCCCAACATTTATTAAAGAAACTTTTTTTGTGAATGGAAAAGTTTGTGAGCATTTTGGGGTCCAGAATCCAAATGAAGGATGTGAAGGAGAGCTAAAAGAAGCAATTGAAGAGGCCGTAAGTCAAAGCTTTAGATGCTTACATAAGAGCGGTCCTCCAAATATTGTGTTTACTTCACATGAAGATGATATGGAAGATTTCTATACAACAAAATATCTTCTTGATCTTAGCTCCCTTCCAGCTCACTATGTTTCTCTTCAGAACCTCAAAATTGTGATAGAGGATGAAAAAGAGATAACTAGAGGAATTTATGACTCTTTTTACCAAAAAATAGATGTTTTGTATAGACAAACATATCCTCTAGAACATCTTATTTTAGATAAAGACGACTCTGATGAGGCTGTTGGAGAAGCTTTGATGAGGCTTGTTAACGAGAACAAACTTTCTATTATTAATCCCTCAGCGGCATTTTTACTTCAGTCAAAAGCTGTGCAAGCACTTATTTGGGGGCTTCATGAAACAAATCATTCTTTTTTTACGAAAGAAGAGCATACTTGGATTTCTACTTACTTTCTACCAACGTATTTAGATTCTGCACCGTTTCAAGAACAAGAGAAAGCTTTTGTACAAAAACCTGCATTTGGACGTGAGGGAGATACAGTAGAAATTTACAGTGAAAAAGGAGAAAACAAAAGTCAAAACCCTTATCACACGTATGATGAGTATTTAAGTGTTTATCAGCAGTATGAAAGTCTACCAGTATCTAATATTCAAACAATTCATGGAGTAAAAGAGGCGCGCATTATGTACGGGTGTTTTTTAGTGAGCGGAAAAGCGAGCGCAATCGGAATTCGAGCAGGTGGAGAGATTACAGATAACGGAGCTTATTTTTTGCCTGTAGCACAAAATTAG
- a CDS encoding DUF350 domain-containing protein: MKTYLTAEGFINFLSYTGTGLLLLLLGVLVFELTTKFSDRELIRQGNIAVALKLWGKGIGLAIVLYTVWGHSLSLFDAFIWGVIGILTQVISYWIIEYILTPKTNLAQKVEEGNVAIGVSLFGASIAVGLIVAGSLTY; this comes from the coding sequence ATGAAAACGTATTTAACAGCGGAAGGATTTATTAATTTCTTATCCTATACAGGAACAGGGCTTCTTCTTCTTCTTTTAGGTGTACTTGTTTTTGAATTAACAACAAAGTTTTCAGATCGTGAATTAATAAGACAGGGAAATATTGCTGTTGCGCTTAAACTATGGGGGAAAGGTATAGGGCTTGCGATTGTATTGTATACAGTTTGGGGACACAGCTTGAGCTTGTTTGATGCATTTATTTGGGGAGTTATCGGTATTCTAACGCAAGTTATATCCTACTGGATTATTGAGTATATTCTAACTCCAAAAACTAATCTTGCTCAGAAAGTAGAAGAAGGAAATGTAGCAATTGGAGTAAGTTTATTTGGTGCTTCTATTGCCGTTGGACTTATTGTAGCTGGAAGCTTAACTTACTAA
- a CDS encoding NAD(P)H-dependent flavin oxidoreductase translates to MINTALTEIFRIEFPIIQAGMAGKVTNAKLVSSVCHGGGLGTLGAGYMSPEMIRYHIGEIRKLTTRPFAVNLLIQDEEYNKEMFEEGKKRLAPYYKQFKISMDEVVLPSYTWRDQLNVLIEEQVEIFSFAFGVPDESTLKYIRSKGIKTIGTATSVKEACFLEEIGIDAVVAQGLEAGGHRGGFFESDPLVGSLALIPQIVDHLQIPVIAAGGIMDGRGVVAAFSLGASGVQLGTAFLSTFESEAHPKHKEALFSSTERSTELTTAFSGKLARGLTNKLMKELSEDLSSIAPYPLQHYLTAPIRQKATLVNDERYMGMWGGQGSRYCRLKSAHSVVRDIIRETNETIKQLSRHSSLS, encoded by the coding sequence ATGATTAACACGGCTCTTACAGAAATATTTCGAATCGAATTTCCAATTATTCAAGCAGGAATGGCCGGTAAAGTTACAAATGCCAAACTTGTCTCCTCTGTTTGTCACGGCGGTGGACTAGGTACGCTTGGAGCAGGGTATATGTCTCCAGAAATGATTCGCTACCACATCGGTGAGATAAGAAAATTAACAACGCGTCCTTTTGCAGTTAATTTACTTATTCAAGATGAAGAATATAATAAAGAAATGTTTGAAGAAGGAAAGAAACGTTTAGCGCCTTATTATAAACAGTTTAAGATTAGTATGGATGAAGTTGTTCTTCCTTCCTATACGTGGCGGGATCAGCTTAACGTATTGATCGAAGAACAAGTAGAGATTTTTAGCTTTGCTTTTGGGGTGCCAGATGAATCTACTTTAAAATATATTCGCTCTAAAGGAATTAAAACGATTGGAACAGCAACAAGTGTAAAAGAAGCTTGTTTTCTTGAGGAAATTGGTATTGATGCAGTTGTTGCTCAAGGTTTGGAAGCGGGAGGTCATAGAGGCGGCTTTTTTGAAAGCGATCCTCTTGTTGGTTCACTAGCTTTAATTCCCCAAATCGTTGATCATCTTCAAATTCCTGTTATTGCAGCAGGGGGGATTATGGATGGAAGAGGCGTTGTAGCAGCATTTAGTCTTGGGGCAAGTGGCGTACAGCTTGGAACGGCTTTTTTAAGCACCTTTGAAAGTGAAGCTCATCCAAAACATAAGGAGGCTCTCTTCTCTTCAACAGAAAGAAGTACAGAATTAACGACCGCTTTTTCTGGAAAGTTGGCGCGTGGCTTAACAAATAAGCTTATGAAGGAACTTTCAGAAGACCTCTCTTCTATTGCACCATATCCTTTACAGCATTATTTAACAGCACCAATTCGTCAAAAGGCCACTTTAGTCAACGATGAAAGGTATATGGGAATGTGGGGCGGACAAGGGAGCCGCTACTGTCGTTTGAAGTCTGCACATAGCGTTGTGCGAGATATTATTCGTGAAACAAATGAAACGATCAAACAGCTTTCCCGTCATTCTTCCCTATCTTAA
- a CDS encoding NADP-dependent oxidoreductase, with amino-acid sequence MKNEKIMLAERPKGLPTKDTFRFENEDIKEPSEGEILLKTLYISVDPYMRSRMNDKESYVPPFKLDEPLNGGIIARVEKSKNDAFQEGDVVTGRLPWQRYTTTNGDGLQKIDESIAPLTAYLGVLGLTGLTAYFGLLHIGEPKENETVVVSGAAGAVGMVVGQIAKLKGARVVGIAGSKQKIDYLKEELNFDYVINYKEENVLASLKEACPNGVDVYFDNVGGSISDDVLSLINKFARIPICGQISQYNKEEAEHVPRLQPLLLTKSALMKGFIVGDYADGFKEAVKELGKWVRDGKVKYEENIVEGFENVPHAFLGLFSGVNLGKQLVKVAE; translated from the coding sequence ATGAAAAATGAAAAGATTATGTTAGCAGAAAGACCAAAAGGATTACCAACTAAAGATACGTTTCGTTTCGAAAACGAAGATATAAAAGAGCCTAGTGAAGGAGAAATTCTTCTTAAAACGCTATATATATCTGTTGATCCTTACATGAGATCAAGGATGAACGATAAGGAGAGCTATGTTCCACCTTTCAAGCTTGATGAACCATTAAATGGTGGTATTATTGCAAGAGTAGAAAAATCAAAAAATGATGCGTTCCAAGAAGGGGACGTTGTAACAGGAAGACTTCCATGGCAGCGCTACACAACAACTAATGGGGACGGTCTTCAAAAAATTGATGAAAGCATCGCTCCGTTAACAGCTTATCTTGGTGTACTTGGTTTAACAGGTTTAACAGCATACTTTGGACTTCTTCATATTGGTGAGCCAAAGGAAAATGAAACTGTTGTTGTATCAGGAGCGGCAGGCGCTGTTGGAATGGTCGTTGGTCAAATCGCGAAGCTGAAAGGAGCACGTGTTGTCGGAATTGCAGGTTCAAAGCAAAAAATAGACTATCTCAAAGAAGAGCTAAACTTTGACTACGTTATTAACTATAAAGAAGAGAATGTCTTAGCTTCCTTGAAAGAAGCATGCCCAAACGGTGTTGATGTTTATTTTGATAATGTAGGTGGCTCAATTTCGGATGATGTTCTATCGCTCATTAACAAATTTGCCCGTATTCCAATTTGTGGTCAAATTTCTCAGTATAATAAAGAAGAAGCAGAACATGTTCCTCGTCTTCAGCCTCTCCTTTTAACAAAAAGCGCTCTTATGAAAGGATTTATTGTAGGCGACTATGCAGATGGATTTAAGGAAGCTGTTAAAGAGCTTGGTAAATGGGTTAGAGACGGGAAAGTAAAATACGAGGAGAATATTGTAGAAGGATTTGAAAATGTGCCCCATGCATTTTTAGGACTTTTTTCAGGAGTTAATTTAGGAAAACAGCTTGTAAAAGTAGCTGAATAA
- a CDS encoding peptidoglycan-binding protein translates to MKKLIYSVVLGSTISAAVATAPNSADAALGDGLLKQGMNNSDVKDLQQQLKNKGYFKLGYTTTYFGTITKDALKNFQRANGLAADGIAGKNTYRVLLNNSTSSSSGTVSSSTLLKYGMSSPQVKQLQSALKQKGYFNFGYTTNYYGSITRDAVIKFQRANGLAADGIAGPKTLAKLNGSSVSAGSSSSSSGVSTSTTLRLGMSSPQVQQLQSALKKKGYFTYSRTTNYYGTITRDAVMKFQRAAGLAVDGIAGPKTLAALNGNTPVAESKPSQGSGSSSSSSQTTQKIISIAKSLRGVPYVWGGTSTSGFDCSGFIQYVFNKAGGPSLPRTVAAMYDRGTSVSSPKVGDLVFFETYKPGASHAGIYLGNSQFIHAGSSTGVTISSLHNTYWAPRYLGAKTY, encoded by the coding sequence ATGAAAAAGTTAATATATTCTGTAGTACTTGGTTCGACAATCTCGGCAGCAGTAGCAACAGCGCCAAACAGTGCAGATGCAGCGCTAGGTGACGGACTTTTAAAACAAGGTATGAACAATTCTGACGTAAAAGATTTACAGCAACAGCTGAAAAATAAAGGCTATTTTAAGCTTGGTTATACAACTACATATTTTGGAACAATTACCAAAGATGCATTGAAAAACTTTCAGCGTGCAAATGGCCTAGCAGCAGACGGAATTGCTGGAAAGAATACATATCGTGTATTACTTAACAATTCTACTTCTTCTAGTTCAGGAACAGTTTCATCTAGTACTCTTTTAAAATATGGAATGAGTAGTCCACAAGTTAAGCAACTTCAGTCTGCCCTAAAACAAAAAGGCTATTTCAACTTTGGATATACAACAAACTACTATGGTTCAATTACAAGAGATGCTGTTATAAAGTTTCAACGTGCAAATGGCCTAGCAGCAGACGGAATTGCTGGCCCAAAAACATTAGCGAAGCTTAATGGAAGTTCTGTATCCGCGGGTTCTTCATCTTCAAGTTCTGGAGTATCTACAAGCACAACTTTAAGACTTGGAATGAGCAGTCCACAAGTACAGCAACTTCAGTCTGCTCTGAAGAAAAAAGGATACTTCACATATAGTCGTACAACGAACTATTATGGCACAATTACAAGAGATGCTGTTATGAAATTCCAACGTGCGGCAGGTCTTGCAGTAGACGGGATTGCTGGCCCAAAAACATTAGCAGCATTGAATGGAAATACGCCTGTTGCTGAGTCTAAGCCATCACAAGGAAGCGGTTCATCATCATCGTCATCACAAACGACACAAAAGATTATTTCTATTGCAAAATCACTTCGCGGGGTTCCATATGTATGGGGAGGAACATCAACAAGCGGATTTGACTGCAGTGGGTTTATTCAGTATGTATTTAATAAAGCTGGTGGACCAAGCCTTCCACGTACAGTTGCGGCTATGTATGACAGAGGTACGTCTGTTTCTTCACCAAAAGTTGGAGATCTTGTTTTCTTTGAAACATACAAGCCAGGCGCATCACATGCAGGTATCTATCTAGGAAACAGTCAATTCATTCACGCTGGTTCTTCAACAGGTGTAACAATTTCATCTCTTCACAACACATATTGGGCACCTCGTTACCTTGGTGCTAAAACATATTAA
- a CDS encoding MTH1187 family thiamine-binding protein: protein MAILDVTVIPVGTSTPSVSQYVADIHKVLKRHEGKVKVQLTPMSTLIEGDLDDLFEVVKEMHELPFSKGLDRVCTNIRIDDRRDLKHTMERKIEAVETKLQ, encoded by the coding sequence ATGGCTATTCTAGATGTAACTGTTATTCCAGTAGGCACAAGTACGCCAAGCGTAAGCCAATACGTAGCAGATATTCACAAAGTTTTAAAGCGACACGAAGGAAAAGTAAAAGTACAGCTAACACCTATGAGTACACTCATTGAAGGCGATCTAGACGACTTGTTTGAGGTTGTTAAAGAAATGCATGAGCTTCCTTTCTCTAAAGGACTTGACCGCGTGTGTACAAATATTCGTATCGACGATCGTCGAGACCTTAAACATACGATGGAACGCAAGATAGAGGCAGTAGAAACAAAACTTCAATAA
- a CDS encoding class I SAM-dependent methyltransferase, whose product MYFGVNLESDYVNIWKSGMKNWENEMPKRMIDDKLEEKFWNAFMEKGKHKEKKKPFVEDIVREVLMHVKSSDTVAEIGPGWGTYTFPIAQRAKALTCVDSSAAMISYLKERAEKEQLNNMNFIHGKWEEKRLDQNYDVVFGFNCFYRTHDIDKALLKMNNTASRLAIVGMTSGPEQRHYREIEKKLGYTIRYVRRDYIILQNVLYQLGIDANCQLIDLANTYCFNTYEEAFSFLTSKIVTEERDEMKLASIIDKYLEEKDGHIYYVHPFKAALLYWKPEPLF is encoded by the coding sequence GTGTACTTTGGAGTGAATTTAGAGAGTGATTATGTAAATATTTGGAAGAGTGGAATGAAAAATTGGGAGAATGAGATGCCAAAGCGGATGATAGATGATAAGTTAGAAGAAAAGTTTTGGAATGCGTTCATGGAAAAAGGAAAACATAAAGAAAAGAAAAAGCCATTTGTAGAAGATATTGTTCGCGAGGTCCTTATGCACGTTAAATCAAGCGACACAGTAGCGGAGATTGGTCCTGGTTGGGGAACCTATACTTTCCCTATTGCACAGCGTGCTAAAGCTTTAACATGTGTAGACAGCTCAGCAGCGATGATCTCTTATTTAAAAGAAAGAGCAGAGAAAGAACAGCTCAATAATATGAATTTCATTCACGGGAAATGGGAAGAAAAACGACTAGATCAGAATTATGATGTTGTATTTGGATTCAATTGTTTTTATCGTACTCATGATATAGATAAGGCACTTTTAAAAATGAACAATACGGCAAGTCGTCTAGCTATCGTTGGAATGACGAGCGGTCCCGAACAAAGACACTATCGTGAAATTGAAAAAAAGCTTGGATATACAATTCGCTATGTGCGACGTGATTATATTATATTGCAAAACGTCTTATATCAACTTGGAATTGATGCAAACTGTCAGCTGATTGATTTGGCTAATACATACTGCTTTAATACATATGAAGAAGCCTTCTCATTTTTAACAAGCAAGATTGTGACAGAAGAACGGGATGAAATGAAATTGGCTTCTATTATTGATAAATATCTCGAAGAAAAAGATGGGCATATCTATTATGTTCACCCTTTTAAAGCAGCGCTCCTTTATTGGAAACCAGAACCACTCTTTTAA